The segment AAACGAGCGTACCACGATGCCGCCGCCTACACGATCGGCCAGCACCTTCGTGATCGCCGCCGTCAACGTCGTCTTCCCGTGATCCACGTGTCCGATCGTACCCACGTTCACGTGAGGCTTGTTGCGTAGAAACGTCTCTTTCGCCATAACTGTGTCGATTAACTTATTCGTGTGATGTTACGCGGGTGCATCGGGATGGCGGTTTCAGGCCGCAACACCGGTCGATGCCGCCACAATCTCGTCGGCGACGCTCTTCGGCACCGGCTCGTAGCTATGAAACTGCATGCTATAAATGGCTCGCCCCTGGGTGATGGAGCGCATGTCCGTGGAGTAGCCGAACATTTCGGAGAGCGGCACGAGCGCACGAATCACCTGAGCGTCGTTACGCTGTCCGAGGCTTTCGATGCGGCCACGGCGGCTGTTGAGGTCGCCAATCACGTCGCCCATGTACTCATCGGGCGTAACGACCTCGACCTCCATGATCGGCTCCTTCAGAACCGGCTTTGCCTTTCGCGCCGCCTCGCGGAAGCCCATTCGTCCGGCGATTTCGAAGGACATCTGGTCCGAGTCCACCGCGTGGAACTTGCCGTCGTACAGACGCGCCTTGATGCCTTCGATCGGGTAACCAGCCAACGGGCCCTGAAGCAACGCGCTGCGGATTCCCTTTTCAATGGCGGGGATAAACTCGCGCGGGATGTTACCGCCTACAACGGCATTCTCGAATTCCATGCCCACACCGGATTCGTTGGGCCCGATTTCCATTTGGATTTCGGCGAACTGGCCGCGGCCGCCCGACTGCTTCTTGTGCGTATAGCGTTCGTCCACCGTCGTCTGGATGGCTTCGCGGTAGGCCACCTGCGGCTTGCCGACGTTGGCTTCGACCTTGAACTCGCGGCGGAGACGATCAACGATGATCTCCAGGTGCAATTCGCCCATGCCGGCGATGATGGTCTGGCCCGTCTCGTGATCGACCGCCACCTTGAACGTCGGATCTTCTTCGGCGAGCTTTTGCAAGCCGGTACCCAGCTTGTCGCTATCGGCCTTGGTCTTCGGCTCGATGGCGATCCGGATGACCGGCTCGGGGAAGTTCATCTGCTCGAGGAGGATCGGGTTGTCGATCTCGCACAGCGTATCGCCCGTGCGTACATCTTTTAATCCGACGGCGGCGGCGATGTCGCCGGCGCTCACCACGTCCACATCCTCGCGGGTATTGGCATGCATAAACAGGATGCGGCCCACGCGCTCCTTCTTCCCGTTCGATGCATTAAACACGGCAGCGCCTTTTTGTAGCGTACCGCTATAGACCCGGAAAAACGTCAGCTTACCGACGTAAGGGTCCGTCATGATCTTAAACGCGATGCTACTGAAGGGTCCATTCGGGTCGGCCGTACGCGAGATTTGCTCATCGGTATGGGGATGGATGCCCTCCACGGCAGGGACGTCGACCGGGCTGGGGAGATAGTCGATCACCCCATCCAGTAAGCGCTGCACGCCCTTGTTCTTGAACGCCGTACCGCAGAAAACCGGCGTGATGCTCATGCCGATGGCCGCCTTGCGGACCGTAGCGCGTACTTCCTCGGGCGTGATCTCTTCGCCTTCGAGGTATTTCATGAGCAACTCGTCGTTATGCTCGGCGATCGACTCGAGAAGGTGGATGCGCCAGTGGCGGGCATCTTTCTTGAGGTCGTCCGGGATCTCAATCTCATCCCAGGTTGCGCCAAGGGCTTCGTCGTGCCACACGATCGCCTTGCCGCTGACCAGGTCGATCACACCACGGAACATGTCGCCCGCGCCGATTGGAATCTGCACCGGGACCGGATTGGCTTTCAGGCGATCCTTCATCATGCCGATGGCATTGTAGAAGTCGGCGCCCGTGCGGTCCATCTTATTGATAAAGGCAATACGCGGCACACGGTATTTGTCGGCCTGCCGCCATACCGTTTCCGACTGCGGCTCCACGCCACCCACGGCGCAGAACAGCGCGATCGCGCCATCGAGCACACGCAGGGATCGCTCTACCTCAATGGTGAAGTCGACGTGCCCCGGCGTATCGATGATGTTGATACGATGGTCATTCCAGAAGCACGTGGTCGCCGCACTCGTGATCGTGATGCCACGCTCCTTCTCCTGCTCCATCCAGTCCATGGTTGCACCGCCCTCATGGACTTCACCCATGCGATGGAGGCGCCCCGTGTAATACAGAATGCGCTCGGTCGTGGTCGTCTTCCCCGCATCAATATGGGCCATGATGCCAATATTGCGCGTGTCTTTGAGGGCAGTCTTTTTATTG is part of the Rhodothermales bacterium genome and harbors:
- a CDS encoding GTP-binding protein, whose protein sequence is MAKETFLRNKPHVNVGTIGHVDHGKTTLTAAITKVLADRVGGGIVVRSF
- the fusA gene encoding elongation factor G, which encodes MADNKKTALKDTRNIGIMAHIDAGKTTTTERILYYTGRLHRMGEVHEGGATMDWMEQEKERGITITSAATTCFWNDHRINIIDTPGHVDFTIEVERSLRVLDGAIALFCAVGGVEPQSETVWRQADKYRVPRIAFINKMDRTGADFYNAIGMMKDRLKANPVPVQIPIGAGDMFRGVIDLVSGKAIVWHDEALGATWDEIEIPDDLKKDARHWRIHLLESIAEHNDELLMKYLEGEEITPEEVRATVRKAAIGMSITPVFCGTAFKNKGVQRLLDGVIDYLPSPVDVPAVEGIHPHTDEQISRTADPNGPFSSIAFKIMTDPYVGKLTFFRVYSGTLQKGAAVFNASNGKKERVGRILFMHANTREDVDVVSAGDIAAAVGLKDVRTGDTLCEIDNPILLEQMNFPEPVIRIAIEPKTKADSDKLGTGLQKLAEEDPTFKVAVDHETGQTIIAGMGELHLEIIVDRLRREFKVEANVGKPQVAYREAIQTTVDERYTHKKQSGGRGQFAEIQMEIGPNESGVGMEFENAVVGGNIPREFIPAIEKGIRSALLQGPLAGYPIEGIKARLYDGKFHAVDSDQMSFEIAGRMGFREAARKAKPVLKEPIMEVEVVTPDEYMGDVIGDLNSRRGRIESLGQRNDAQVIRALVPLSEMFGYSTDMRSITQGRAIYSMQFHSYEPVPKSVADEIVAASTGVAA